The Fimbriimonas ginsengisoli Gsoil 348 genome window below encodes:
- a CDS encoding GDSL-type esterase/lipase family protein, translating to MFLLLALAMQLPVTDYHGYVRHDFQLDGLAAIVVEPKKPAAGRPWIWRTEFFDHRPEADLALLAKGFHLVHLAVGNTFGAPEPMHRFSGFYRELTGPAWNLNRRVVLEGFSRGGLYAYNWAVRNPDKVMAIYGDAPVCDFRTWPYGGQGAARSDEDWKQVVASYGFPSEKAALAYPFNPVDSLAPLAKAKIPLLHVIGDADELVPIGPNTMLVEKRYRELHGTIQLIHKPGGHHHPHSLDDPAPIVDFILKHQRDSEKAPPATTIAAPNPESRYTSAGWGDRSWTDQFEDGKVAAEMPGVELVLLGDSITQGFGGPNRQVSAPGAAAYEKYLRGYHTANLGISGDRTQNVLWRVEHDALGRAKPRFVLLTIGINNYPDDSPEAVVKGIVAVARAVRRASPTSRVMVQSLLPAGKSPTDPIRIWTRQVNSMLAHLAKRGEIVPGVDENFILGADGAPAADLVSPDGIHLLSGGYEAWGVKIKEKIESHPIR from the coding sequence ATGTTTCTACTTCTCGCCCTCGCCATGCAGCTTCCCGTTACCGACTACCACGGATATGTGCGGCACGACTTTCAACTGGATGGTTTGGCCGCGATCGTCGTGGAGCCAAAGAAGCCGGCGGCGGGGCGGCCTTGGATTTGGCGGACGGAGTTCTTCGACCACCGTCCGGAAGCAGACCTCGCTTTGCTGGCGAAGGGGTTTCACCTCGTCCACTTGGCGGTAGGAAACACCTTCGGCGCACCGGAACCGATGCATCGGTTCAGCGGCTTCTACCGCGAGCTCACGGGACCCGCGTGGAACCTCAATCGGCGCGTCGTCTTGGAAGGATTTAGCCGGGGAGGGCTTTACGCGTACAACTGGGCGGTTCGTAACCCGGATAAGGTGATGGCGATCTATGGGGACGCTCCGGTCTGCGATTTCCGAACCTGGCCTTACGGCGGGCAAGGGGCGGCTAGGAGCGACGAGGACTGGAAACAGGTCGTCGCCAGCTACGGATTCCCCTCCGAGAAGGCGGCGCTTGCCTATCCGTTCAATCCCGTCGATTCGCTGGCTCCGCTTGCCAAAGCGAAAATCCCGCTCCTCCATGTCATCGGCGATGCCGACGAGCTGGTCCCGATCGGCCCCAACACGATGCTTGTGGAGAAGCGGTACCGCGAGCTCCACGGCACAATCCAGCTCATCCACAAACCCGGCGGTCACCACCATCCGCACAGCTTGGACGACCCGGCTCCGATCGTCGATTTCATCCTCAAGCACCAGCGCGATTCCGAGAAAGCGCCGCCGGCTACTACCATCGCCGCGCCGAACCCGGAGTCGCGCTACACGTCCGCGGGATGGGGCGATCGTTCATGGACCGATCAGTTCGAAGATGGCAAGGTTGCGGCCGAGATGCCGGGCGTCGAGCTCGTGCTCCTGGGAGATTCGATTACGCAAGGATTTGGCGGACCCAATCGTCAGGTCAGCGCGCCAGGTGCGGCCGCTTATGAGAAGTACCTGCGCGGCTACCACACCGCCAACCTCGGTATCTCCGGCGATCGAACTCAGAACGTGCTTTGGCGAGTGGAACACGACGCTCTCGGGCGGGCCAAGCCGAGGTTCGTTCTTCTCACGATCGGGATCAATAACTACCCCGACGACTCACCCGAAGCGGTCGTTAAAGGAATCGTCGCCGTCGCCCGAGCGGTGCGCCGGGCAAGTCCGACGTCGCGGGTGATGGTGCAATCGCTCCTTCCCGCGGGAAAGAGTCCAACGGATCCGATCCGCATCTGGACGCGGCAGGTGAACTCGATGCTCGCGCACCTCGCCAAAAGAGGGGAGATCGTGCCCGGAGTCGACGAGAACTTCATTCTCGGAGCGGACGGCGCTCCCGCTGCGGACCTCGTCTCGCCCGACGGAATCCACCTTCTGTCCGGCGGCTACGAAGCTTGGGGAGTGAAAATCAAAGAGAAGATCGAATCTCACCCGATCCGCTGA
- a CDS encoding alpha/beta hydrolase family protein, with product MIRRILALGLALAVTSARGYGQGAAVTTPPPPIVFAPWQEVARTDLGVEYLVTFPSPFVSAYPANNSVPLRVFLPAIANPAPVVLVLHYWGATDLRLERVLAEELNRRGIAAAILTLPYHLSRTPPGHRSGELAVQPDPDSLKATMIQSVWDSRRALDFLVTRPELRGDQVGVAGTSLGALVTGLVAAIDPRIAHASFLLGGVDLAHILWSSSRVVPQRDVLRRRGVTEDRLRATLADIEPLTYLEKHRPASSFVIGGLFDTVIPRSSTEALIKVLDTRNVLWLDTGHYGGIFVQRRLMREVARYFGTSFTSADFVPPKKLYAPTVRLGFKVDTARGLDLGIGLDLYKFDRRGDGYATLFLTPRGPELFAGRRIAQGLSIGFVGSPRGLGGAILWSTVL from the coding sequence ATGATTCGGCGGATACTCGCCCTTGGGTTGGCTTTGGCCGTGACCTCCGCCCGCGGATACGGGCAGGGGGCGGCGGTGACCACGCCGCCGCCCCCCATCGTCTTCGCCCCGTGGCAGGAAGTGGCCCGTACCGACCTCGGGGTCGAATACCTTGTGACCTTTCCTAGCCCGTTCGTCAGCGCGTATCCGGCCAATAACTCCGTGCCGTTGAGGGTTTTCCTGCCGGCGATCGCCAATCCGGCGCCCGTGGTGTTGGTGCTCCACTACTGGGGGGCGACCGACCTGCGGTTGGAGCGGGTGCTCGCCGAAGAGCTGAATCGGCGGGGAATTGCCGCCGCTATCCTCACGCTTCCGTATCACCTCTCTCGCACCCCGCCGGGGCACCGTTCCGGAGAACTGGCGGTGCAGCCGGACCCCGACAGCCTCAAGGCGACGATGATCCAGTCGGTTTGGGACTCGCGCCGGGCGCTCGATTTTCTCGTCACCCGGCCGGAACTCCGCGGAGATCAGGTAGGCGTCGCGGGAACCAGCCTGGGCGCGCTGGTCACCGGCCTCGTGGCGGCTATCGACCCGCGGATCGCCCACGCCAGCTTCCTCCTCGGCGGGGTCGACCTTGCCCATATTTTGTGGAGTAGCTCGCGAGTCGTCCCCCAGCGCGACGTGCTACGACGGAGAGGAGTTACCGAGGATCGGCTGCGGGCGACGCTGGCGGATATCGAACCCCTGACTTACCTAGAAAAACATCGCCCCGCTTCCAGCTTCGTGATCGGCGGCCTGTTCGATACCGTGATCCCACGCTCCAGCACCGAGGCGCTGATCAAGGTGCTCGACACTCGCAACGTGCTTTGGCTCGACACCGGCCACTACGGGGGGATATTTGTCCAGCGCCGCCTGATGCGCGAGGTCGCCCGGTATTTCGGGACTTCGTTTACCAGCGCCGATTTCGTCCCCCCAAAAAAGCTGTACGCCCCCACCGTTCGTCTCGGGTTCAAGGTGGACACCGCCCGCGGACTCGATCTCGGGATCGGCCTCGATTTGTATAAGTTCGATCGTAGAGGGGATGGATACGCGACCCTTTTCCTCACCCCCCGTGGCCCGGAGCTCTTTGCGGGTCGGCGGATCGCTCAGGGGCTCAGCATCGGCTTCGTCGGCTCCCCCCGTGGCCTCGGCGGGGCGATCCTATGGAGTACGGTCCTGTGA
- a CDS encoding type II toxin-antitoxin system VapB family antitoxin translates to MATNLKIEDALLNEALRVSGFRTKRETVNEALREYVTKRRQREVLELEGQIDFDPADELTKQRKRT, encoded by the coding sequence ATGGCTACAAATCTCAAGATTGAGGATGCGCTGCTGAATGAGGCCCTTCGTGTGAGCGGTTTTCGGACGAAGCGGGAGACAGTAAACGAAGCCTTGCGAGAGTACGTTACTAAGCGGCGGCAACGGGAAGTCTTAGAGTTGGAGGGGCAAATCGACTTCGACCCCGCAGACGAGTTGACGAAGCAGCGTAAACGGACATGA
- a CDS encoding tRNA dihydrouridine synthase, with the protein MLNPDVPALVLAPMEGITDAPMRALQGTTGAFTYAVSEFLRVSGDALPRKVFHRDIPELLNGGFTPTGLPVQVQLLGGDPGRMAVSAFVAVQAGARAVDINFGCPAPTVNRHDGGASLLKHPERICEIVAAVRHAVPPEVPVSAKLRLGWDSIDPIMENAEMATKGGASWITIHARTRLQGYLPPVHWKSIGQVREALGIPVVANGDIWTLDDFRRCQEETGCRHFMLGRGALADPTLPVQIAHALGLGGATSDTAWLPLLRRLVTFTEQGSGQPSTYTVMKLKQWLKIAHLRGSFAYFHDIKQARTLDEFFDCLKEAMDRPPVTTSDGGNQ; encoded by the coding sequence ATGCTGAATCCCGATGTCCCGGCACTTGTTTTAGCCCCGATGGAGGGGATCACGGACGCCCCGATGCGGGCGCTGCAGGGGACGACGGGAGCCTTCACCTACGCGGTGTCGGAGTTTCTAAGAGTCAGCGGCGACGCGCTGCCCCGGAAAGTCTTTCACCGGGACATTCCGGAATTGCTGAACGGAGGATTCACCCCCACCGGACTACCTGTTCAGGTGCAACTTCTGGGGGGCGATCCCGGGAGGATGGCGGTCTCGGCTTTCGTCGCGGTCCAAGCCGGGGCTAGGGCCGTGGACATTAATTTCGGCTGCCCCGCGCCGACGGTGAACCGGCACGACGGCGGCGCTTCGCTCTTGAAACATCCGGAACGGATCTGTGAGATCGTGGCTGCCGTCCGGCATGCGGTTCCGCCAGAGGTTCCGGTCTCGGCGAAGCTCCGGCTCGGCTGGGATTCTATCGACCCGATCATGGAAAACGCGGAGATGGCGACCAAAGGGGGCGCATCGTGGATCACGATCCACGCCCGCACCCGCCTGCAGGGGTATCTACCGCCGGTTCATTGGAAGTCGATCGGCCAAGTGCGTGAGGCGCTCGGGATTCCGGTCGTCGCCAACGGCGACATCTGGACCCTCGACGACTTTCGGCGATGCCAGGAAGAGACTGGCTGCCGCCACTTTATGCTCGGACGAGGCGCTTTGGCCGACCCGACCCTGCCGGTCCAGATCGCCCACGCGCTCGGTCTTGGGGGCGCGACTTCGGACACCGCATGGCTTCCGCTTCTACGCCGCCTCGTAACCTTCACCGAGCAGGGGAGCGGCCAACCCTCGACCTACACGGTGATGAAGCTGAAACAGTGGCTAAAGATCGCCCACCTCCGAGGCAGCTTCGCCTACTTCCACGACATCAAACAAGCCCGCACTCTGGACGAGTTTTTCGATTGCCTGAAAGAAGCGATGGATCGCCCGCCTGTCACGACTTCTGACGGCGGTAACCAGTGA
- a CDS encoding GNAT family N-acetyltransferase, with protein MEYGPVIVESLLRSASDNLIETYLRLGHAIPESRSWEEPAYVACGGTFEHPICNFAARLRLDPWSARRLSDLASGRPAFNVYLLPGDEPSHATELLERAGFHPSYRLVQMVAERPEPGPSIELSRADTFEDRFKVASFMGHQFFTRQTEAFRRKIAIATARAEGLELYGLDERAQKTAALMLCHASGVLGVYNLCVASARRGRGIGSGVLNWALALARETERAVTLQCDSRLEGWYRYWGFVATGKVDVYSLAKRNQDDIIL; from the coding sequence ATGGAGTACGGTCCTGTGATCGTCGAATCGCTGCTCCGGTCGGCGTCGGACAACCTGATCGAGACGTACCTCCGGCTTGGACACGCGATCCCGGAATCGCGGAGCTGGGAGGAGCCGGCGTACGTGGCCTGCGGCGGGACGTTCGAGCATCCGATCTGCAACTTCGCCGCCCGCCTTCGCCTCGATCCTTGGTCGGCGAGACGGCTATCGGACCTCGCCAGCGGCCGGCCCGCCTTCAACGTCTACCTCTTGCCGGGGGACGAGCCGTCTCATGCCACCGAACTGTTGGAGCGCGCCGGCTTTCACCCTTCGTACCGACTCGTACAGATGGTTGCCGAACGGCCGGAGCCGGGGCCGAGCATCGAGCTTTCCCGAGCGGACACGTTCGAGGATCGCTTTAAGGTCGCCTCTTTCATGGGGCATCAATTCTTCACCCGTCAGACCGAGGCGTTCCGCCGGAAGATCGCCATCGCGACGGCCCGCGCGGAAGGTTTGGAACTGTATGGACTGGACGAAAGAGCGCAAAAAACCGCCGCGCTGATGCTTTGTCACGCATCTGGCGTTCTTGGCGTCTACAATCTATGCGTGGCATCCGCCCGAAGGGGTCGCGGCATCGGCAGCGGCGTCTTAAATTGGGCTCTCGCATTGGCGAGAGAGACGGAGCGGGCCGTCACTTTGCAGTGCGATTCGAGACTCGAAGGCTGGTATCGATACTGGGGTTTCGTCGCTACTGGAAAGGTTGACGTTTATTCTTTGGCTAAAAGGAATCAGGACGATATAATCTTGTGA
- a CDS encoding glycoside hydrolase family 172 protein, giving the protein MSQGPLANIAKIVDARSKRISSYDRNGGNGDLIPIPQGETVTIAEMSGAGIVKHIWITIGSKDDLIRRNLVLRMYWDGQAHPSVESPIGEFFGQGWGMKYNFISPPVSAAPANGNALVCYFPMPYGNGARITVENQGSCDLDHFYYYVDYEEHPSIPADMGRFHAWYHQELTQPEGQTDNVGLGGDVENEWSVFGGFPNNPTDKNNYLFAEIEGTGHYVGVNYYINSPSPIWYGEGDDMFMVDGEAWPGSAHGTGTEDYFNQSWCPDEHYLHPYFGTARAPGRNNDSPRFGWLGRTHCYRYHLEDPIRFKKSLRASIEHGHANCLTLDLASVAYWYQTLPSKPFPPLPPVADRVPRPEITAVDVHRWRHEWRMNRGGGKLFGTEHPPRQPDAEKVVEENADPEA; this is encoded by the coding sequence ATGAGCCAGGGGCCTCTCGCAAATATCGCAAAGATCGTCGACGCGCGCAGCAAGCGCATCTCCAGCTACGACCGCAACGGCGGGAATGGAGACCTGATCCCGATTCCTCAGGGGGAGACGGTGACGATCGCCGAGATGTCGGGCGCGGGCATCGTCAAGCACATCTGGATCACGATCGGCAGCAAAGACGACCTCATCCGCCGGAATCTGGTTCTGCGGATGTATTGGGACGGGCAAGCGCACCCGAGCGTCGAATCGCCGATCGGCGAGTTCTTCGGCCAAGGCTGGGGGATGAAATACAACTTCATCTCGCCGCCGGTCTCGGCCGCGCCGGCGAACGGCAACGCCCTCGTCTGCTACTTCCCGATGCCGTACGGCAATGGCGCGCGGATCACGGTGGAGAACCAGGGCTCTTGCGATCTCGACCATTTCTACTATTACGTGGATTACGAAGAGCACCCGAGCATCCCAGCCGATATGGGGCGGTTCCACGCTTGGTACCACCAAGAGCTGACCCAGCCGGAGGGGCAGACCGACAACGTCGGCCTCGGCGGCGATGTGGAAAACGAATGGTCCGTCTTTGGCGGCTTCCCGAATAACCCGACCGATAAGAACAACTATCTCTTCGCAGAAATAGAGGGAACCGGCCACTACGTCGGGGTCAACTACTACATCAACTCGCCGTCGCCGATTTGGTACGGCGAGGGAGACGACATGTTCATGGTCGACGGCGAGGCGTGGCCAGGTTCCGCCCACGGCACCGGGACCGAGGATTACTTCAACCAGAGTTGGTGCCCCGACGAGCACTACCTCCACCCATACTTCGGCACCGCCCGCGCCCCGGGCCGCAATAACGATTCCCCCCGCTTCGGCTGGCTCGGCCGTACCCACTGCTACCGGTACCACCTTGAGGACCCGATCCGGTTCAAGAAATCGCTCCGCGCCAGCATCGAGCACGGCCACGCCAACTGCCTCACGCTAGACCTCGCCAGCGTCGCCTACTGGTACCAGACCTTGCCCTCCAAGCCGTTCCCGCCCCTGCCGCCGGTCGCCGACCGGGTCCCCCGCCCGGAGATCACCGCCGTCGACGTCCACCGCTGGCGCCACGAATGGCGCATGAATCGGGGCGGCGGCAAACTGTTCGGCACCGAACATCCCCCTCGCCAGCCGGACGCAGAGAAGGTCGTCGAAGAAAACGCCGACCCAGAAGCGTAA
- a CDS encoding metallophosphoesterase family protein yields the protein MTRRDFLAAGVALALAPSRLARSSVKIAVVADLHHGLAPDAAERLDAFVKATLGREHIDFALQMGDFCHAKPESKAFVRRWTDLPMRKVHVLGNHDMDTCDKAAAMAHWGMKSRYRAFDQGDYRFLVLDLNHFKKEGLLVPYSHGNYFTDNATHNWIDPEQLDWFERELHRSKRPVIVISHQPIGFAEPEKPMPPEQAQILNVIQKAAKGNPRGAVALCLCGHMHVDRLAIVDGLPCYCVNSASYFWYEGMQKYTQPLFAFMEITPSGMLRIEGRSGAFASAPPPASSTVLGRSASISSQEFSIHVSK from the coding sequence ATGACTCGTAGGGACTTTCTAGCGGCGGGGGTCGCACTGGCGTTGGCCCCGTCGCGGCTCGCTCGGTCGAGCGTGAAGATCGCTGTGGTGGCCGATCTGCATCATGGTTTGGCGCCGGATGCGGCGGAGCGGCTGGATGCGTTTGTCAAGGCAACTTTGGGGCGTGAGCATATCGATTTCGCGTTGCAGATGGGTGATTTCTGCCACGCCAAGCCCGAGTCGAAAGCGTTCGTGAGACGCTGGACCGATCTGCCGATGCGGAAGGTGCACGTGCTCGGGAACCATGACATGGACACCTGCGACAAGGCCGCCGCGATGGCCCACTGGGGGATGAAGAGCCGGTACCGGGCGTTCGACCAAGGCGACTACCGATTCTTGGTGCTCGACCTGAACCACTTCAAGAAGGAGGGGCTGCTCGTCCCGTACTCGCACGGTAACTACTTCACGGATAACGCCACCCACAACTGGATCGACCCTGAACAGCTCGACTGGTTCGAGCGGGAGCTCCATCGATCGAAGCGGCCGGTAATCGTGATTTCTCACCAGCCGATCGGATTCGCCGAACCGGAAAAGCCGATGCCGCCCGAGCAGGCACAGATTCTGAACGTTATCCAGAAGGCCGCCAAGGGGAACCCTCGAGGCGCGGTCGCCCTCTGCCTCTGCGGGCACATGCACGTAGACCGGCTAGCGATCGTCGACGGCCTCCCCTGCTACTGCGTCAACTCCGCCAGCTACTTCTGGTACGAAGGGATGCAAAAGTACACCCAGCCGCTCTTCGCATTCATGGAGATCACGCCGAGCGGAATGCTAAGGATCGAAGGCCGATCCGGCGCCTTCGCGTCGGCCCCGCCACCGGCCTCGAGTACGGTTCTCGGCCGGTCGGCGTCGATCTCGTCACAAGAGTTTTCCATTCATGTGTCAAAATAG
- the vapC gene encoding type II toxin-antitoxin system VapC family toxin, with the protein MSVLVDTTVWSELFRRTEPNAGIRNGLRLILEQGEALIFGPIRQELLSGIKHPDQCERLRKRLRAFDDLAILTEDYEEAAVMRNKCRSSGIQGSNTDFLICAVAVRLSTPIFTLDQDFELFARVLPIRLYDPSHA; encoded by the coding sequence ATGAGTGTCCTCGTGGACACTACCGTCTGGTCAGAGCTCTTCCGAAGGACCGAACCGAATGCTGGAATTCGAAACGGACTTCGTCTGATTCTTGAACAAGGTGAGGCACTGATTTTCGGTCCAATTCGTCAAGAGTTGCTGAGCGGCATCAAGCACCCGGACCAGTGCGAGCGGCTTCGAAAGAGGTTACGGGCCTTCGACGACTTGGCGATCTTGACTGAGGATTACGAGGAAGCGGCAGTAATGCGCAACAAATGCCGATCTTCTGGAATTCAAGGTTCCAACACCGATTTCCTAATTTGCGCAGTAGCCGTAAGACTCTCCACACCGATCTTCACCTTAGATCAGGATTTCGAATTATTTGCCCGAGTGCTTCCCATTCGCCTTTACGACCCGAGCCATGCTTGA
- a CDS encoding prepilin-type N-terminal cleavage/methylation domain-containing protein, producing MRRLKRAFTLVELIVVMAILGVLCAILFPVFSAARGAAQRAVCLSNLKNLSLGSRLYTNDYDDHFMPVNHQPNAFANSRTDRTWVQLVLPYVRNFSVFHCPSDNSDRPKPEATYDQDLIPGDTDSQYYTASLRSDYGYNYQNLTPITEDVNGYSSHPKSVGAVDRPSDTLMFVDSVWARDEAGRPTGGGNWLVAPPCRYYTNRTDSFTGTRFGTNVLVFNAVRGWNVNEESSADVYGNAWQWHGSNMNVAFVDGSVRSMTLQQLAAGCDVRAAWGGPIQDPGTYVWDVR from the coding sequence GTGCGTCGCTTAAAACGTGCATTCACACTCGTTGAGCTGATCGTGGTTATGGCGATCCTCGGCGTACTCTGCGCGATCCTCTTCCCGGTCTTCTCGGCCGCAAGAGGCGCGGCCCAACGGGCTGTTTGCCTTTCCAATCTTAAGAACCTCAGTTTGGGTAGCCGGCTCTACACCAACGACTACGACGACCACTTCATGCCGGTCAACCACCAGCCGAACGCGTTCGCCAATTCGCGAACCGACCGGACGTGGGTTCAGCTCGTGTTGCCGTACGTTCGCAACTTCTCCGTTTTCCACTGCCCATCGGACAATAGCGACCGGCCGAAGCCGGAGGCGACTTACGATCAGGACCTGATCCCGGGCGATACCGATTCGCAGTACTACACCGCCTCCCTCCGGTCCGACTACGGTTACAACTACCAAAACCTGACCCCGATCACGGAGGACGTGAACGGCTACAGTTCCCACCCGAAGTCGGTCGGCGCGGTCGACCGGCCCAGCGACACGCTGATGTTCGTGGACTCGGTGTGGGCTCGCGACGAAGCGGGCCGCCCCACTGGCGGCGGTAACTGGCTGGTAGCGCCCCCCTGCCGCTACTACACGAACCGCACCGACAGCTTCACTGGCACCCGTTTCGGGACCAACGTGCTCGTCTTCAATGCCGTCCGCGGCTGGAACGTCAACGAGGAGAGCTCCGCCGACGTGTACGGCAACGCTTGGCAATGGCACGGCTCCAACATGAACGTCGCCTTCGTCGATGGCTCGGTGCGCAGCATGACTTTGCAGCAGCTTGCCGCCGGCTGCGACGTCCGCGCCGCCTGGGGCGGCCCGATCCAAGACCCCGGCACCTACGTCTGGGACGTCCGCTAG
- a CDS encoding heavy metal-binding domain-containing protein: MAINTGFSGNEIFCLAKKGMDPGEMVIGNSVWSMGFFGTIGSGLKTLAGGEVEQVTKVVFEGRKAALERMQAWSDLRGAIGISGVSTELVQHGGSMEFLSVGSAVHRRGHMATSLEFTSSSDGQELYCQLDSGFEPKHFAFGNVAYSIGLGGGIGGAFRGLARGEIKEFSHVFNHTRHLAIERIQAEARAHGANCVVGIRTSIIPFQGMQEMVMVGTSARHAGYDPSYDASPATSDLTCEETWNMAHLGYLPIRLVLGCSIYSIGIVGGIAAAFKSLAQGEISEMTKLVYEARENALAHIAEDAAACGADDVVGIKTYVYSLGGGVIEFLAIGTAVKKVPGVTTVSDTLPPQAVMRDKDTFINTAEQLRGQDLNAGKKSGAG, translated from the coding sequence GTGGCGATAAATACCGGGTTCTCGGGGAATGAGATCTTCTGCTTGGCCAAGAAGGGGATGGACCCCGGCGAGATGGTCATTGGTAACAGCGTTTGGTCGATGGGGTTTTTCGGAACCATCGGCTCGGGCTTAAAGACGCTCGCCGGCGGCGAAGTGGAGCAGGTGACGAAGGTCGTCTTCGAGGGGCGGAAGGCCGCGTTGGAGCGGATGCAGGCGTGGAGCGACCTTCGCGGCGCGATCGGGATCTCCGGAGTTTCGACGGAGCTGGTGCAGCACGGCGGCAGCATGGAGTTCCTCAGCGTCGGTTCGGCGGTCCACCGCCGGGGCCACATGGCGACCAGTCTGGAATTCACCTCGTCGTCCGATGGGCAGGAGCTCTATTGCCAGCTCGATAGCGGCTTCGAGCCGAAGCATTTCGCCTTTGGAAACGTCGCCTACTCCATCGGTCTCGGCGGAGGGATCGGGGGCGCGTTCCGCGGGCTGGCGCGGGGCGAGATCAAGGAGTTCAGCCACGTCTTCAACCACACGCGTCACCTCGCGATCGAGCGGATTCAAGCGGAGGCTCGGGCCCACGGCGCCAATTGCGTCGTCGGCATTCGAACCTCGATCATTCCGTTCCAAGGCATGCAGGAGATGGTGATGGTCGGGACCTCCGCTCGCCACGCCGGCTACGATCCGAGCTACGATGCCTCCCCCGCCACCAGCGACCTCACCTGTGAGGAGACCTGGAACATGGCCCACCTCGGTTACCTGCCAATCCGGCTGGTGCTCGGATGTTCGATCTACTCGATCGGCATCGTCGGCGGGATCGCCGCGGCGTTCAAGTCGCTGGCCCAGGGCGAGATCAGTGAAATGACCAAGCTGGTTTACGAAGCTCGAGAAAACGCGCTTGCCCACATCGCGGAAGATGCCGCTGCGTGCGGCGCGGACGACGTGGTGGGGATCAAGACGTACGTGTACTCACTCGGCGGCGGGGTCATTGAATTCCTCGCCATCGGCACCGCCGTCAAGAAGGTGCCGGGAGTAACGACCGTTTCGGACACCTTGCCACCCCAGGCGGTCATGCGCGACAAGGACACCTTCATCAACACCGCCGAGCAACTGAGGGGGCAAGACCTTAACGCGGGGAAGAAGTCGGGCGCGGGGTAG